A genomic window from Brevibacillus agri includes:
- a CDS encoding glycerol-3-phosphate responsive antiterminator — protein MNQEQFHARLAAYKLIASVKEAKYLEKAAEAQVSAAVLSIGNIGVIKGYVDFFKSRNIPVFLHLERIGGISYDREGIAFLAHYVKPDGIVTTRNTLVKLAKKQGLLTIQRLFLVDSDSLKSGLSSLQETQPDAVELMPALLPEYIAEYKRVIDIPIIAGGLIRKREQMEEVWQHGATAVSVGSPLLWKESFLHDSSVAV, from the coding sequence ATGAATCAGGAGCAGTTTCATGCCAGGCTGGCCGCGTACAAGCTGATCGCTTCCGTGAAGGAGGCGAAGTACCTGGAAAAAGCGGCCGAGGCGCAGGTGAGTGCCGCGGTGCTCTCGATCGGCAATATCGGTGTGATAAAAGGCTACGTGGACTTTTTCAAAAGCAGGAATATCCCGGTGTTTCTTCACCTGGAAAGAATCGGCGGCATCAGCTACGACCGGGAAGGCATCGCCTTTTTGGCGCATTACGTGAAGCCGGACGGGATTGTGACCACGCGCAATACGCTGGTCAAGCTGGCGAAAAAGCAAGGCTTGTTGACGATCCAGCGGCTGTTTCTCGTCGATAGCGACTCGCTCAAGTCCGGGCTGTCGTCTCTGCAGGAAACGCAGCCTGACGCGGTCGAGCTGATGCCTGCCCTCTTGCCGGAGTACATCGCGGAGTACAAGCGGGTGATTGATATTCCGATTATTGCTGGAGGATTAATCCGCAAGCGGGAACAAATGGAGGAAGTATGGCAGCATGGAGCGACTGCGGTGTCAGTCGGCAGCCCCCTATTGTGGAAGGAGAGTTTTTTGCATGATTCAAGCGTTGCTGTTTGA
- a CDS encoding ArsR/SmtB family transcription factor: protein MNLELQQFKANFFKALGHPLRIRILELLAEGDKNVNELQTLIGSEGSAVSQQLAILRNNNIVYGTKDGNKVTYSLRDPMIIELLSVARQIFNNHLIDTISMLDRFNEE from the coding sequence TTGAATTTGGAGCTACAGCAATTTAAAGCGAATTTCTTCAAAGCACTGGGGCATCCCCTGCGGATTCGGATTCTGGAGCTCTTGGCGGAGGGAGACAAAAACGTGAACGAGCTGCAAACGCTCATCGGCAGCGAAGGCTCGGCCGTTTCCCAGCAACTCGCTATTTTGCGCAACAACAACATCGTGTACGGAACAAAGGACGGAAACAAGGTGACGTATTCCTTGCGCGACCCGATGATTATCGAGCTGCTCAGCGTTGCCCGGCAAATTTTCAACAACCACCTGATCGACACGATCTCGATGCTGGATCGCTTCAATGAAGAATAG
- a CDS encoding nucleoside phosphorylase, giving the protein MLTNLKVDPEQLPKRAIVCGDPKRAALIASKLENTRQIGENREYHSYAGSWRGTEVAVVSHGVGSPGAAVCFEELAKGGVQVIIRVGTAGSYQQEIEPGSLVISSAVVRQDGLTSQLVPPGFPAVANRRVADALVQAAKAHESGLHVAEGITLTLDVFYSGVLEFPHKLYQKAGVLAVEMENSALFVIAALRGMKAGSILAIDGYADADLLASYNPHTETMAKAIEAEALIALDALVSVSA; this is encoded by the coding sequence ATGCTGACCAATCTGAAAGTAGACCCGGAACAACTGCCAAAACGCGCTATCGTCTGCGGCGATCCGAAACGCGCTGCCTTGATCGCCTCCAAGCTGGAAAACACGCGGCAAATTGGGGAAAATCGCGAGTACCACAGCTATGCCGGAAGCTGGAGGGGCACGGAGGTAGCGGTAGTCAGCCACGGCGTCGGTTCGCCTGGAGCGGCTGTATGCTTTGAAGAACTGGCGAAGGGTGGCGTACAGGTCATCATCCGCGTCGGGACGGCCGGATCGTATCAGCAAGAAATCGAGCCGGGCAGCCTCGTCATCAGCTCGGCTGTTGTGCGCCAGGACGGGCTTACAAGCCAGTTGGTTCCGCCCGGTTTCCCGGCTGTCGCCAATCGCCGCGTGGCAGATGCGCTCGTGCAAGCAGCAAAAGCGCACGAATCGGGGCTGCACGTAGCGGAAGGCATCACGCTGACGCTCGATGTTTTTTACAGCGGCGTCCTCGAATTTCCGCACAAGCTGTACCAAAAAGCAGGGGTGTTGGCTGTCGAGATGGAAAACTCCGCGCTGTTCGTCATTGCCGCGCTGCGCGGCATGAAGGCCGGGTCGATCCTCGCGATTGACGGCTACGCCGATGCCGATTTGCTTGCCTCGTACAACCCGCACACAGAGACGATGGCCAAAGCGATTGAAGCCGAGGCGCTGATTGCGCTGGATGCGCTAGTGTCCGTTTCCGCATAA
- a CDS encoding carbohydrate ABC transporter permease — translation MRKAATAHELPGTGQVQAKAAVKPAAWLELATRLRPYLYLAPAMICFLLFFFYPIGSIIYLSFLDWSLINLEEMDWVGLQNYRDLLGDQDFRQVLGNTAVFTVATVGIGLTLSFLLALWLNKKAKVYGIIQATVFSPHIISLVSVSMLWMWLMDPQFGLLNAALEAVGLPGYTWLTDPKSSLLSLIIVSIWKGVGYNTLIFIAGLQSIPGDIYEAAALDQSPWWRTLVRITVPMLSPTIFFLLIINTISSFQAFDTIAIMTQGGPINSTNMLVYYIYEQGMDFYNGGLAAAASVILLILVGILTALHFVFMSKRVHYR, via the coding sequence ATGCGAAAGGCGGCAACTGCCCACGAGCTGCCGGGTACCGGACAGGTGCAGGCAAAAGCGGCTGTGAAGCCTGCGGCATGGCTGGAGCTCGCGACGCGTCTTCGCCCGTACCTCTATCTGGCGCCTGCGATGATCTGCTTTTTGCTGTTCTTTTTTTACCCGATCGGGTCGATCATCTATTTGAGCTTTTTGGACTGGTCGCTGATTAACCTCGAAGAAATGGATTGGGTCGGGCTGCAAAACTACCGCGATTTGCTCGGCGACCAAGATTTTCGGCAAGTGCTGGGCAATACGGCGGTCTTCACCGTCGCGACAGTGGGAATCGGCTTGACGCTCTCCTTTTTGCTCGCGCTGTGGCTGAACAAGAAGGCAAAAGTGTACGGAATCATCCAGGCAACAGTGTTCAGCCCGCACATCATCTCGCTCGTTTCTGTCTCTATGCTCTGGATGTGGCTGATGGACCCGCAGTTCGGGCTGCTGAACGCGGCGCTCGAAGCTGTCGGGCTGCCGGGATACACCTGGCTGACCGATCCGAAAAGCTCGTTGTTGTCTCTCATCATCGTCAGCATCTGGAAAGGCGTCGGGTACAACACGCTCATTTTCATTGCCGGGCTGCAAAGCATTCCGGGAGACATTTACGAGGCGGCCGCGCTCGATCAATCGCCTTGGTGGCGGACGCTTGTGCGGATTACGGTACCGATGCTGTCACCGACGATCTTCTTTTTGCTCATCATCAATACGATCTCGTCGTTTCAGGCATTCGATACGATTGCGATCATGACCCAAGGTGGGCCGATCAACAGCACGAACATGCTCGTCTACTACATTTACGAGCAAGGGATGGATTTTTACAACGGCGGGCTGGCTGCGGCTGCATCCGTCATCCTGTTGATTCTGGTAGGGATTTTAACGGCACTGCACTTCGTGTTCATGTCCAAGCGTGTGCACTATCGTTGA
- a CDS encoding ABC transporter permease yields the protein MAAIKELGKSLVQPLLAVVIGLLIGALVIASVGESILGTYQEMWKGAFGSFYFFTSTLARATPIMLIALGLSLAFRAGVFNLGAEGQMVLGAISATLVAIYLPAPGVVKLVAAIFTGMAAGGLWALLPGFMEARFRIPLLISTLLFNYIAVLFASYLVTEPFRDRSGSAALAQTVMLDKSVWLPKLFAGMSVHAGFLFAIVGAAILFWVIRFTPFGYEVKMLGQNPLFAQYGGINGIRVMLTGMFASGGLAGLAGTVEVLGAHYRFVDGALTVPNFAWTGLMATLLANSHPVGVVFTSILLAAFQTGAMGVERNTEVPLELASVISAVLILFISAKFSYDWWKKRKAKGGESHGTA from the coding sequence ATGGCAGCAATCAAAGAGCTGGGTAAATCACTGGTTCAGCCGCTTTTGGCGGTTGTCATCGGGCTGTTGATCGGGGCGCTCGTCATCGCTTCGGTAGGGGAATCTATCCTGGGCACGTATCAGGAAATGTGGAAAGGGGCCTTCGGCAGCTTCTACTTCTTCACCTCTACCTTGGCGAGAGCGACGCCGATCATGCTGATCGCCTTGGGGCTGTCGCTTGCTTTTCGGGCGGGAGTGTTCAACCTGGGGGCAGAAGGACAGATGGTGCTCGGGGCGATCAGTGCTACGCTCGTGGCGATCTATTTGCCCGCACCGGGAGTCGTGAAGCTGGTGGCGGCGATTTTCACGGGGATGGCGGCAGGCGGTTTGTGGGCGCTGCTGCCGGGCTTTATGGAGGCGAGATTCCGCATACCGCTGCTCATCTCCACCTTGCTGTTCAACTATATCGCCGTTCTGTTCGCAAGCTACCTCGTAACCGAGCCGTTTCGCGACCGCAGCGGTTCGGCGGCGCTGGCGCAGACGGTCATGCTCGATAAAAGCGTCTGGTTGCCCAAGTTGTTTGCGGGGATGAGTGTGCACGCGGGCTTTTTGTTTGCCATCGTCGGTGCCGCGATCCTGTTTTGGGTGATTCGCTTTACGCCGTTTGGCTATGAAGTGAAAATGCTCGGACAAAACCCGCTGTTTGCCCAGTACGGGGGGATCAACGGCATTCGCGTCATGCTGACGGGCATGTTTGCGAGCGGCGGATTGGCCGGCCTGGCAGGAACGGTCGAGGTGCTGGGGGCGCACTATCGTTTTGTCGACGGCGCTTTGACGGTGCCGAACTTCGCCTGGACAGGGCTGATGGCAACGCTTTTGGCGAACTCCCATCCGGTGGGTGTCGTGTTTACCTCGATTCTGCTGGCTGCGTTCCAGACGGGAGCGATGGGCGTGGAGCGCAACACAGAGGTACCGCTGGAGCTGGCCAGTGTGATTTCAGCCGTGCTGATCCTGTTTATCTCGGCTAAATTCAGCTACGACTGGTGGAAAAAGCGGAAAGCAAAAGGGGGAGAATCTCATGGAACTGCTTGA
- a CDS encoding ABC transporter permease, translating into MELLDWSLVSSTIRMVTPILLAALGGALCARVGIFNVGLEGMVLVGAFSAIVGNHFTGNLFLAILIAALTSVLFSLLFAYMTIKLKANEIVVGVAINFLALGLTTFALRAIFGVKGAFYDKDMAGLPKWDIPGLQHIPVVGEVVSGHSPLVYLAFVAAIALYLFFYKTVTGFRVLAVGSNPVAARSLGLKVAGLQVLAIVMCGALCGIAGAQLSLGQVTMFSEGMTAGRGFIALVAMMMGQSHPLGILASSFLFGLMDALSIRLQGFSLPTQFTSMLPYLLTVVAMFFLKDRMKGASHNQQSTR; encoded by the coding sequence ATGGAACTGCTTGATTGGTCCCTCGTCAGTTCTACCATTCGGATGGTGACGCCGATTTTGCTCGCGGCATTGGGGGGAGCGCTGTGCGCGCGGGTTGGCATTTTTAATGTAGGGCTGGAAGGCATGGTGCTCGTTGGCGCCTTTTCCGCCATCGTCGGCAATCACTTTACCGGGAATCTGTTCCTCGCGATCTTGATCGCGGCGCTGACGAGCGTTCTTTTTTCCCTGCTGTTTGCCTATATGACGATCAAGCTGAAAGCAAACGAGATCGTCGTCGGGGTGGCGATCAATTTCCTCGCGCTCGGTTTGACGACGTTTGCGTTGCGGGCGATTTTTGGCGTCAAGGGAGCTTTTTACGATAAAGACATGGCAGGCTTGCCGAAGTGGGACATTCCGGGGCTACAGCACATTCCCGTCGTGGGCGAGGTCGTATCGGGGCATTCGCCGCTCGTCTACCTCGCGTTTGTGGCCGCGATTGCGCTCTATTTGTTCTTTTACAAGACGGTTACCGGCTTCCGGGTTCTCGCCGTCGGTTCCAATCCGGTGGCTGCCCGCAGCCTTGGGTTGAAGGTAGCAGGCTTGCAGGTGCTCGCGATCGTCATGTGCGGCGCTTTGTGCGGGATTGCCGGAGCGCAGCTTTCTTTGGGGCAAGTGACGATGTTTTCGGAAGGGATGACCGCGGGTCGCGGCTTTATCGCCCTGGTCGCGATGATGATGGGGCAGTCTCACCCGCTGGGAATTTTGGCGTCGAGCTTCCTGTTCGGCTTGATGGATGCGCTGAGCATTCGTCTGCAAGGCTTCTCGCTTCCGACGCAGTTTACTTCGATGCTGCCGTATTTGCTCACGGTGGTGGCGATGTTCTTCCTGAAGGATCGGATGAAAGGCGCCAGCCATAATCAGCAGAGCACCCGGTAA
- a CDS encoding carbohydrate ABC transporter permease, producing the protein MKRVGAISLKTAEWVGLLVVALLFVFPFLWMASTAFKTMPEVRQFPPTMLPESWEWSNFAHAWESGPFLMYTVNSILVAVGILVLQFLTAVPAAYAFARYQFPGRNLLFGLVLIVLMIPGQVIFLPIYVQLSGWGLVNTLWSLIIPYAASAFGIFLLRQAFMQVPDEVIEAARLDNASEWKIMWTIMVPMAKPVLVTFGLFSFIYHWNDYFWPLIMTNSDEVRTLPIGISSLHMSDGGTLWNVMMAGNMILILPILVIFFVAQRHIIKAFVYQSK; encoded by the coding sequence ATGAAACGAGTGGGTGCAATCTCTTTGAAAACAGCAGAGTGGGTCGGGCTTTTGGTTGTCGCTTTGTTGTTTGTGTTTCCGTTTTTATGGATGGCCTCTACCGCCTTCAAGACGATGCCGGAGGTCAGGCAGTTTCCGCCGACCATGCTGCCTGAATCGTGGGAGTGGAGCAATTTTGCCCACGCCTGGGAGTCTGGGCCGTTTCTCATGTACACGGTGAACAGCATTTTGGTGGCCGTCGGAATTTTGGTGCTGCAGTTTTTGACCGCAGTTCCTGCTGCCTATGCGTTTGCCCGCTATCAGTTTCCCGGCCGCAACTTGTTGTTTGGCCTCGTGCTGATCGTCCTGATGATTCCCGGACAGGTGATCTTTTTGCCGATCTACGTGCAACTGAGCGGCTGGGGGCTGGTCAATACGCTCTGGTCGCTGATTATTCCATACGCGGCGAGCGCATTCGGAATTTTCCTGCTTCGCCAGGCGTTCATGCAGGTGCCGGACGAGGTGATCGAGGCGGCGCGGCTGGACAATGCCTCGGAGTGGAAAATCATGTGGACGATCATGGTGCCGATGGCGAAGCCGGTGCTGGTCACATTCGGGCTGTTCAGCTTCATTTATCACTGGAACGACTACTTCTGGCCGCTGATTATGACCAACAGCGACGAGGTGCGCACACTGCCGATCGGGATTTCGAGTCTGCACATGTCAGACGGCGGCACGCTGTGGAACGTCATGATGGCGGGGAACATGATCCTCATCCTGCCGATTCTCGTCATTTTCTTCGTGGCCCAGCGCCATATCATCAAAGCGTTTGTCTACCAATCCAAATAA
- a CDS encoding ABC transporter ATP-binding protein — protein MARVVLQGVTKTFQNQKVVKGLDLVIPDGSFTVLVGPSGCGKSTTLRMIAGLETVSGGDILIGDQAVNALPPGKRDVAMVFQNYALYPTMNVFDNIAYGLRNRGTSKKECKVLVEEIAEIVGLSDYLKRKPSQLSGGQRQRVALARAMVKKPKVFLMDEPLSNLDAKLRNQMRVELTSLHKQLGSTFIYVTHDQVEAMTMGDQIVVMSDGHIMQVAAPMDLYQEPENLFVAQFIGSPAMNVVPAEGRSEQLWGFRPEKALLLPAAVSPVPADDRWVAKGQIVSREILGSDTLFHVETEKGRVIVKADTEEAGQLGAAVTVTVAKPHMYVFDRASGKRVGRLGGREQVSTLAGGVS, from the coding sequence ATGGCGCGAGTGGTATTGCAAGGGGTAACGAAAACCTTTCAGAACCAAAAGGTGGTCAAAGGACTGGATCTGGTGATTCCGGACGGCTCCTTTACCGTTCTGGTAGGGCCATCGGGGTGCGGAAAATCGACGACTTTGCGGATGATCGCAGGTCTGGAGACGGTGTCAGGCGGGGACATTCTCATTGGCGATCAGGCGGTGAACGCGTTGCCGCCCGGAAAGCGCGATGTCGCCATGGTGTTTCAAAACTACGCGCTCTACCCGACGATGAACGTGTTCGACAATATCGCCTACGGCTTGCGAAACCGGGGAACTTCCAAAAAAGAATGCAAGGTGCTCGTAGAGGAAATCGCGGAAATCGTCGGGTTGTCCGACTATCTCAAGCGCAAGCCGTCCCAGCTCTCCGGGGGTCAGCGGCAGCGCGTCGCTCTCGCCCGGGCGATGGTGAAAAAGCCAAAAGTATTTTTGATGGACGAGCCGCTGTCCAACCTGGACGCGAAGCTGCGCAACCAGATGCGCGTAGAGCTGACCAGCCTGCACAAACAACTCGGAAGCACCTTCATCTACGTGACGCACGACCAGGTGGAGGCGATGACGATGGGCGACCAGATCGTCGTCATGAGCGACGGACACATCATGCAGGTGGCGGCCCCGATGGATTTGTACCAGGAGCCGGAAAACTTGTTTGTCGCCCAGTTTATCGGCTCGCCCGCGATGAACGTCGTGCCGGCGGAAGGCAGAAGCGAGCAGTTGTGGGGATTTCGCCCGGAAAAAGCGCTGCTTTTGCCTGCAGCGGTCTCCCCGGTTCCGGCCGACGACAGATGGGTGGCAAAAGGCCAGATCGTCTCCCGGGAAATACTCGGCTCGGACACGCTGTTCCATGTGGAGACGGAAAAAGGCAGGGTAATCGTCAAGGCCGACACCGAGGAAGCGGGGCAGCTTGGCGCAGCCGTTACCGTCACAGTCGCAAAGCCGCACATGTACGTGTTTGATCGGGCAAGCGGAAAAAGAGTGGGCCGACTGGGCGGACGCGAGCAAGTATCGACGCTTGCAGGAGGGGTGAGCTGA
- a CDS encoding SulP family inorganic anion transporter: protein MKWAARFEGYNTQAFRKDCVSGLIVGIIAIPLGMAFAIASGVKPEYGIYTTIIAGTLISLFGGSRYQIGGPTGAFIPILFAIVMQYGYEDLLLAGFMAGILLVLMGLLKLGGLIKFIPRPVTIGFTAGIAVIIFTGQIANFLGLSQVQRHEDFLSNMKEVAVHLDTTSLYSVATAVLSLAIILITPRFVRNIPGSLVGLVISSVVAFLFFEGKVATIGSTFGEIPNALPGFHFPEITLERVQKLLSPALIIAILGAIESLLSAVVADGMTRSRHNSNQELIGQGIANMVTPLFGGIPATGAIARTATNIRSGATSPVSGIVHGIVVLLILVLLAPYASHIPLASMAPILMLVAWNMSERKEFAHILKARTSDSLVLLITFLLTVFTNLTTAVEVGLVLAVLLFIKRMRESLRVAKVLPDPSLKHEKVTPHMVTSQHDCPQISIYTIEGPLFFGDADLFESSLANTLQHQPKVLLLRMGKVPFLDMTGEANLSRIVKQCMSQGTTVLVSGIQNAPKQILERTGLYALIGEAHFFDHTGEAIEYALRRLDVGKCLGCQHFAFRECASLADPHSQTACVQQTSQTSV, encoded by the coding sequence ATGAAGTGGGCCGCTAGATTTGAGGGCTACAATACGCAAGCATTCAGAAAAGACTGCGTGTCAGGACTAATCGTAGGGATTATCGCAATTCCGCTTGGCATGGCGTTCGCGATCGCCTCAGGCGTCAAACCGGAGTACGGGATTTACACCACCATCATCGCGGGTACGCTCATCTCGCTTTTTGGCGGCTCCCGCTACCAGATCGGCGGGCCGACCGGGGCCTTTATCCCGATTTTGTTTGCCATCGTCATGCAGTACGGCTATGAGGATTTGCTGCTCGCGGGCTTCATGGCCGGGATTCTTCTCGTCCTGATGGGGCTGCTCAAGCTTGGCGGACTTATCAAATTCATCCCCCGCCCCGTCACCATCGGATTTACTGCCGGGATTGCCGTCATTATTTTTACGGGGCAGATCGCCAATTTCCTCGGTCTGTCGCAAGTGCAGCGGCACGAGGACTTTTTGTCCAACATGAAGGAAGTCGCCGTTCACCTCGATACAACCAGCTTGTACAGCGTAGCGACGGCAGTCTTGAGTCTCGCCATTATTTTAATCACGCCGCGCTTCGTGCGAAATATTCCAGGCTCGCTCGTCGGCCTGGTCATTTCCAGCGTCGTTGCCTTCCTCTTTTTCGAAGGAAAAGTCGCGACGATCGGTTCGACCTTCGGAGAGATTCCCAACGCGCTGCCCGGCTTCCATTTTCCTGAAATTACGCTGGAGCGCGTCCAAAAACTGCTGAGTCCCGCTCTAATCATTGCTATACTAGGAGCGATAGAGTCTTTGCTGTCTGCGGTAGTCGCGGATGGCATGACACGCAGTCGCCACAACAGCAACCAGGAGCTGATCGGGCAAGGCATCGCCAACATGGTGACGCCGCTTTTCGGGGGAATACCCGCTACAGGCGCGATTGCCAGAACCGCGACGAATATCCGCAGCGGAGCGACCTCCCCTGTGTCCGGAATCGTCCACGGCATCGTCGTCCTGCTCATTCTCGTCCTGCTCGCTCCTTACGCCTCGCACATTCCTTTGGCGAGCATGGCGCCGATTCTGATGCTGGTCGCCTGGAACATGAGCGAGCGCAAGGAATTTGCGCACATCCTGAAAGCAAGGACGAGCGACTCTCTCGTGCTGCTGATTACTTTTTTGTTGACTGTCTTTACGAATCTGACTACCGCCGTCGAGGTCGGGCTGGTGCTGGCCGTGCTGCTGTTTATCAAACGAATGCGCGAAAGCCTGCGAGTAGCCAAAGTATTGCCCGACCCTTCCTTGAAGCATGAGAAGGTCACGCCTCACATGGTGACGTCCCAGCACGATTGCCCGCAAATCAGCATCTACACGATCGAGGGACCGCTCTTTTTCGGGGATGCCGATCTGTTCGAAAGCTCGCTTGCGAACACGTTGCAGCATCAGCCAAAAGTGTTGCTGCTGCGAATGGGCAAAGTACCGTTTCTGGACATGACGGGCGAAGCCAATTTGTCGCGGATCGTGAAACAATGCATGAGTCAGGGAACAACGGTACTCGTCTCCGGAATCCAAAACGCCCCGAAACAAATTTTAGAGCGCACGGGCCTTTATGCGCTCATCGGCGAAGCACACTTTTTCGACCACACCGGAGAGGCAATCGAGTACGCCCTGCGCCGGCTGGACGTCGGCAAATGTCTGGGCTGCCAGCACTTTGCTTTCCGGGAATGCGCGAGCCTGGCTGATCCTCACTCGCAAACGGCTTGCGTGCAGCAAACATCCCAAACGTCGGTATGA
- a CDS encoding sulfite oxidase-like oxidoreductase, whose product MNKADRIKRMKVPAVDPALAKRLPPGQVLTERFPILHEGEVPTYDMKDWTLRVFGEVDREVTLNYEQLMALPQVTVKSDIHCVTRWSRFDNAFTGVRFRDFLQAIGVVPAASYVMLHGDHDYTANVPLADLMRDDVLLAHSFDGEPLTDKHGWPLRLVVPHLYFWKSVKWLRGIEFMRENKPGFWEQNGFHLIADPFREERFSGEALPIPEDEWEKKEFD is encoded by the coding sequence ATGAACAAGGCAGATCGGATCAAACGGATGAAGGTGCCGGCGGTCGACCCGGCATTGGCCAAACGGCTTCCGCCAGGACAAGTATTGACAGAGCGCTTTCCTATTTTGCACGAGGGCGAAGTGCCCACCTACGACATGAAGGACTGGACGCTGCGCGTGTTTGGCGAGGTCGACCGGGAAGTTACGCTCAACTACGAACAGCTCATGGCGCTGCCGCAGGTGACGGTGAAAAGCGACATTCACTGCGTGACGCGCTGGTCGCGGTTTGACAATGCATTTACAGGCGTGCGCTTCCGTGATTTTTTGCAGGCAATCGGTGTCGTGCCCGCCGCGTCCTACGTCATGCTGCACGGCGATCACGATTACACGGCGAATGTGCCGCTGGCCGACCTGATGCGCGACGATGTGCTGTTGGCCCATTCCTTTGACGGGGAGCCGCTGACGGACAAGCACGGCTGGCCGCTGCGCCTGGTCGTCCCGCACCTGTATTTCTGGAAAAGCGTGAAGTGGCTGCGCGGCATTGAGTTTATGCGCGAAAACAAGCCCGGCTTCTGGGAGCAAAACGGCTTTCACCTGATCGCAGACCCGTTCCGCGAAGAGCGGTTTTCCGGTGAGGCGTTGCCGATCCCGGAAGACGAATGGGAGAAAAAGGAGTTTGATTGA
- a CDS encoding HAD family hydrolase, with product MIQALLFDLDGTLLDSRDAVIDAVAYTAEEYAPGHFSREELLARFGESFDDFLAAVAAAAGVPDKREVLDKYFAYVRENHARHVRLFPYVREGLEKLKQAGYQLAVVTNKQREFALAGLEQAGIDRLFDVIVTVDDVTRGKPAAEPVHKALASLGRYPEQAMMIGDSRYDVLAAVAGGVSAAVLEWYGQEEWLYAVPDFRYADFESFVTDMLAAKAQGGR from the coding sequence ATGATTCAAGCGTTGCTGTTTGATCTGGATGGCACCCTGCTGGACAGCCGGGATGCGGTCATCGACGCGGTCGCCTATACAGCAGAAGAGTATGCGCCGGGGCACTTCAGCCGGGAAGAGCTGCTCGCGCGCTTTGGCGAGTCGTTTGACGATTTTTTGGCGGCTGTAGCTGCGGCAGCAGGCGTGCCTGACAAGCGCGAGGTGCTGGACAAGTACTTTGCCTACGTGCGCGAAAACCATGCCCGGCACGTCCGCCTGTTTCCTTACGTGCGAGAAGGGCTGGAAAAATTGAAGCAGGCGGGCTACCAACTGGCGGTTGTCACCAACAAGCAGCGGGAATTTGCGCTGGCCGGGCTGGAGCAGGCGGGGATTGACAGGCTGTTCGACGTGATCGTCACCGTCGACGACGTGACGAGAGGCAAGCCTGCTGCCGAGCCTGTGCACAAAGCGCTGGCAAGTCTGGGCAGATACCCGGAGCAGGCGATGATGATTGGAGATAGCCGCTACGACGTGCTGGCGGCTGTTGCCGGCGGGGTGTCGGCCGCAGTGCTGGAGTGGTACGGGCAAGAGGAATGGCTCTACGCGGTGCCTGATTTCCGCTATGCCGATTTTGAGTCATTTGTCACTGATATGCTGGCCGCCAAGGCGCAAGGAGGGAGATGA